The Hippocampus zosterae strain Florida chromosome 2, ASM2543408v3, whole genome shotgun sequence genome contains the following window.
ACGGAAATATCGGAATTCCAATCAGTTATCTTGAGATTTCATTGAGCACAATGAAGTGGCACTGCATTGGAAAGCACTCTGAATATACTTTTCCAAAAAGTGAACTCACAAAGTTATGGAATCCAGTTGTTCAAATGCAGAAAGAACATAATACAGAAGTTTCACAAATCAAAATTCTTGCTTTGCCAAAAGCAAACAGCTTGAAGAAAAAGTCCATTTCATCAGCAAAAGCAAATGAGTTCCACTTCATGATGAGATCATTCCCACCGTTTCAATCCAGTGTTGAATATTTTGTTGCAGCTAGTCTACATGTTGTATGTAAAGGTACAGAGATGATTCCAGCAGTATTCATTGTTGAGTTTTACACTAAACTTGAGGGACATATCTTGCCGTTTCTGCATAGTCCAATTACAATGTTGCCAATTAGTTGAAGCACAGATAGGTCTCTTCTAAAAGCTCTGTTAGCATGTGGACAAAAGTTTAAAATGCAGAGAAATAGAAATGCTCGAGTGGACGTGATCTTATAATGATGATTATAGTAATGAGAGGATCTTGCGCAAAATGCCCAAATCAATGTTAAACAATAATCGTCGTGTTCGTTTGCAGACAGGCGTTCGAGACCTTTTGCGCGTCCTGTTCTGAAaaaacggggggaaaaaatcgtACGAGTTCCTTCCTATTGCCCGGTGCTTGACCAATAATGACATGGATAATCGTTTAAAAGAAAATCATTATTCTACGTCTATGTCCATATATTGTACCGTCAGCCCCCTCCATTTGCAGCTGATAGGCTGCCTCAAATCGCCAAAAATTGAGACGATTTCTCCCTCAAGGGTTTACTATTGCCTCCCGAAGCAACTAAAGACTACTTCTGATACGATACGATATGAAGCACCTCAGCTCATTTCAACATAGTCTTATTCCTTGGCATCAAAATGCTacaagatggcgacaaagcactacttttattGCTATTGCAACGCATTATGTGTTGGCCTACATGTCATGAACTGCCTTTCATTACCAGGGCAACGCCTTTGACCTGAAGACCGCCGCCTCCCCTTACCATCATGCGTTGCTGGCCCGTGGGGGCCCCTTCTTCCCGCCCTACCGACCCGGCCCGACGGAGGAGCCCGGGCGAGGCGGGGCCAAGGTGGCCACCCGTGAGAGCACGGGGGCGCTGAAGGCGTGGCTGGGCGAGCACCTGAAGAACCCGTACCCCACCAAGGGCGAGAAGGTCATGCTGGCCATCATCACCAAGATGAGCCTGACGCAGGTCTCCACCTGGTTCGCCAACGCGCGGCGCCGCCTCAAAAAGGAGAACCGCGTCAGCTGGGCCTCCTCCAGGTCCAAGTCGGACGAAGAAGATGAGGAGCAGGAGagtgaggatgaagaggaggaggaggaggaggggcctCTGAGGAGGTGCGACGCAGACGCCCGGGACGAGACGGCGCGGCCGGTCGTCGAGAGTTTGCCGGAGAACGCGGCGGACGCGGGGGTGGCATCGCAGGACGGGGCTGAGGGAGTGCGCCTGCAGGTCCATCACACACCCTCACCTCAGGAGAGCAAAGACACTCCAAAGCCCAAAATATGGTCGCTGGCCGAGACCGCCACATCGGAGTCAGTGAAGAAACCAGCAGAACGCACGTACCAGTCTGCGGAGAGGATTTGGGCCGAGTGGGCATCCAGAGGCACACGTCTGCTGCCCACCTATTACACTGCCCACGAAATCCACTAacgacacccccgcccccacccaccccttcaATATTCGTAGACAATGTCTACTATTGATGCACTTTAGCCTCTCAGACGACAGGGATTGGAGCTCAACCCTGGAAATCTGTTTCCAGaccaaagatgttttttaatgtaaataaatgtaGATGTATATTTCCAACAAACCTGTAAATTAAGTTTCCCGTTGTCTGCTGATGGAGGAATATTTTTACTTAAATAAAACCCGATTTAGGAGAAATTTCAGacctgttttctttttattccgCTCTTGTATCAAAATCTTGTATCCATCTGCACATGGTAATGACATTTGAATGAATAAGTCACACTGCATGTGTCTCATTACTTTTGTCCATTAGGCTTGTGAAGTCATTTCTTGTGACCGGAGATTCAATTCCACATAGGCGTCTCTCATCGCATGTAACGTTTTGGATAATAACACACCGTTGCAGCAGTGGAGTGAGTTGCTTTGCTCAATGGCACATCAACTGGAAATGCACGCGTAGGCTTGCGAATAACCCCTGTGCCTCAAAAGCttaatttcagcaagacaagaaaTAGGATGTGTGACATGTGCTATTAATCTATTCAGATTAAAATACTTACACTCATCAAAATACTTCAAACATTATCGTTAGCACCTCACAGGCATGTTATTTTGACACCCGTGAAGGATTTTTAATTGAGAGAGATGGCATCATGTAATGCTAAAGGACAAGTTACAATGTCATGTATACTGTACAAATAAGACAACATACATAAGAGATACTGTacaaataacatttattttacagagCTAAGCCCAGGCTAACGAACAAGAAACAAAGTAACATGAACACGTTAACTGTCACACAAGTGTGAAAATAAATTAGCTCGTCTTTTTGTATCAACCTGTAAATCTTAACTTTTCACACAAAGATGCTGCAAAATTGGGAAATACGTTTCACTCGCCTTTGCCTTTAACACAGCCATGAAAACGGCATAGTGTGGCAAATGTTGCACAATCCTACTGACGGATAATTAGATCAGGCTGCAAGAAGTGAGTGTTAAAATATGAGTCTTCACATATCAGCGTTAAACTTCACACCCATGATTTCGGCTCTCGCCACTTGTCGTCCCACCTCCGCTAGGGGGCTGACACCCATTCGGAAGCAGGGACTGAATTGATACAACGGACAattctgtcacacaacagcaacaCCATCAtgtgaagaaataaaataaaattgacgtggttgTCAAGTACCATGTGCAGAAACTTTTCAGCACTGTATGGCACAGAGCTCAGCATGACATTTCACTGGTCCCGGTCATGCTTTGCGATTCCTGACGGGAGAGTACTTCTGCTTTTCCGTTCTCCTGCGTCACGTAGTTGCCTCTATCGCTTAAAAGGGCCTCCTGACTGGGACGGTCCTCGTTCTCCTCTGGCTCCCCCGTGCCGCTGCTGTCTGCCAGCGACACCTGCACTCCAGGCGACATGGGCTCTTCGTGGACACCGTCAGAGGCAATTAACACCTCTTTCGGGGGGTCTTCGTcatcctgcacacacacaaagacaaagctTTGGTTGGAAACTAGCCTCATCTAGGGTGAATAAATGTAGGCAACAAGGGCAGCTAGCTTGAAGTGCTCTGAGTGATATTTACCAGGTTAAGCGTCTTACCGGTactttagcttagcttagcattgATCCGTACGTCAAGAAGAAAGATGCCTGCCATTGTTGTCCTTGGTTGCTAAATGTTCACAATCATGTACAGTGACAGGTaatgaaaacacacaacacacaatatTTACCTTTCCTTTGATATCTTCTCGTCTACCTAACACAGACATGAGAAAGGGAGAACTGGTTAGAATATGATCTAACAACTTGAGTGgtgttcccccccgcccccagcccTCCCAAAAAAGGGGGTTCTGGCAACTATTTTAGATGTCCTATTGTGATGATAAGGTGTCTTATATCAGATCACAGAATTGAGGGTTGAAGTGCCTTGATGGTTTTATTTAACATTTGTGTTAATTCCGTGTACAAAAATTTGTACAAAAACTTTAGATTTAGAAAagggaactgttttttttaatctaagaaTTTGCTACCTGCTAATGCTCACAATTAAACTTTAGAGCGGACTATGAAAAATTCTGCCCTGTGTGAggattgaactcacgaccttcagattatgagactgacgcgctacctactgcgctaacAAGGCTATAAAGCAATGgcccccaaactacggcccgtcaacacatttggcccggccctccaaccctcctgttgtcctcggggtcaaaatgacccgtcactgtgttaaaaacgccccaaaacccccctaaatgataattttttaatttgaaattttaagacttttcctagattggccccaactgcagaaaaattgaaatgtttttattcacatttccatggaagctgtacaaaaaaaaagtagaaaggtggtcttcggatcaaaatgacccatgacgcaaatagggttgaaatcaaggccacaaagttatttacacaccatagaatgtttcagtgttttagttgcgtctcagatcaattagtagaacacatgaacaagacagtagcagacataagacaagataggtggcgttcgaTCGTCAAACTTTTTCTGTTaaaaactgacaccggcccccccatcagagaagggaaaagtgatgtggccctcacaggaaaaaggttggtgacccctgctatAAAGCTAGCAAATGCTGTAAGAATGGTGGCGGGAACACAAATTATTTAGGATTGAGCTCTGGCAGTGGgaggagatggaaaacatgtagAGCAGCAGCCCTCACAGTTCAAGATTGAAGACCCTTGCAAGTAAGGACAAGcactttggaaaacatttaaaatggaaCTTCATACTGAGAGTTGAAATAAAACACACTTGCCCTGTGTGAGgtttgaactcatgaccttcagattatgagactgacacACTACTTGCTGCGCTAACAAGGTGATATTTGACCTATTGAGTCCTGTTACCTCAATGGTTTGTACAATGGTATGAGTGacggttttcatttttgtaatgtaaatATGCAGATAAAGGGCATCTAAAATCACACAATGTTTTTGAATCAAGACGATTGTCAAAAAGTTTTCATCACAGCCGCATATTCATCCCCTTAGCCCCCCATCAGAACAAATCAGTGGGTTGGGAACATGATGGATTCTCAGGGTTTTGTCAACTCACAAATGACGTAAGAATTCCCTTGCAGGCCAGGTTATTAAGAAATGGCAAGTCAGTGTACTTTCAGCTCCATGTTGAACAGAGCGTGCCATCTAGAATCCTCAGTAAACAACTTGCTCATGAATCATCTTGAATACTCATTTGCCCCATCATGACCCAAAACGTCAGTCTTTAGTGCAAAAAACCCTCTTTTCTGTCATTTGGATGTGTTGTTGTATATTCCATACAAACAATCTTAAACATAAGaggtctggaaaaaaatgctttaacaATTAAGGAACTACGTACGTCTTGAGATCCAAATCTTGACTGCAGCTGCCAGCAGGATACCCATCCCAAGTATAAAAACACAGGCAATGATGACGTGCATCCGTTGGTTCTCTGCAACACAGTAACAACACCTGGTTACACATTAAAACTGTAGTAATGAACCTGGGGAAAGTATATGCAACAAGGTAGAATCGCAGTATGTGaaatgtaattcattcattgaaaaatCAACACGTCTTTTAGAACAATGATTCTCAGTGTGGTATGTGTCCGATGATGGTATGTtacctccctctagtggtacaccAGAGGGACAACAGccttaaatgacaaaataaaaataaatacatttccaacACGAGGTATGGTAAAAAATATTCGAACAATTAACAAGTGATGGTGAGAAAATAAAGATCGATACTAATTCATTTAAGACTAATAGAAATGTATGTCCGTATGTGCATTTAAACCGTGTGCGACACAGTCGAGCATGGGCCCCCACATGAgaagcacgcgcacacacgcgcacacgcacacacgcacgcacgcacacaacacacacacacacaacacacacacacacacacgcacacacacgcacacgcctgttctaaaaatagcacaTGGGTGATGGGACATCATATTCCAGGAATAGTATTGCATATATTTGTCTTTTTCGCAATCATTGTGATAAATCATTCGGTGTGTTCACGTGGCTGAAtatcattcattattattaagAACATATTGCAGTAGAGGAAGCAGCCCAAATACAATTCACTTGTAATTAACTTTTGCGTATGATATATTTGACTTTAATCTTtaagaaatatttatttataaacatgcatttttttttcatttttttaatccaactttTATGTGCAAGACTCACTATTggcgtctttctttttttgaggtTCTTATATTTAATGTGCAGTCAGACCGCACATGAAATCAAATAGCTGCAGCAGTCTTAATGCGAAAACTGTACATCATGTTACAAAGATTTACAACAATATATACGTTTATGGTATAAAACCTCAGCCTCATTTACTACGCTaccgtattttatttttggccatgtatagtacttgtagagcacaatatacCTATTTTTTAAGTTGGTACTTGTTTGAGAATCCATGATTTAGCCAATAGATATATCAGATTGATGTCTATAAAGTTCAATATCGTGTAAACTGTATATTGGTATAGGTTTGACTATCCACAAAAGTAACCACAAAAACCGCAGAAAGGTAACAAGCCTCATCACCTCACATCCGGCGCGTGTGTAGAACTTACCACACACGACATCAGATTGGGCTGAGCCGCTTTGCCTGACAATGTAACCGCTCTTGCACCTGCGGAGGATGGTAGTGAAATGAGATTTGGGTcgttttgattttattcattcattcattcatcttccgaaccgctttatcctcactagggtcgcggggggtgctggagcctatcccagctgacttcgggcagtaggcgggggtcaccctgaaccggtcgccagccaatcgcagggctcacagagacgaacaaccacgcacacccacactcacacctaggggcaatttagagtgttcaatcagcctgccatgcatgttttttttggaatgtgggaggaaaccgaagcacccggagaaatcccacgcaggcccggggagaacatgcaaactccacacagg
Protein-coding sequences here:
- the irx7 gene encoding iroquois homeobox 7; amino-acid sequence: MPASPPDFGAFFADRSMGLMAVGHPGSGPAYLGAQQLPVTYSGLHGYNLIPLAVHHHHHRHVPHMGNAFDLKTAASPYHHALLARGGPFFPPYRPGPTEEPGRGGAKVATRESTGALKAWLGEHLKNPYPTKGEKVMLAIITKMSLTQVSTWFANARRRLKKENRVSWASSRSKSDEEDEEQESEDEEEEEEEGPLRRCDADARDETARPVVESLPENAADAGVASQDGAEGVRLQVHHTPSPQESKDTPKPKIWSLAETATSESVKKPAERTYQSAERIWAEWASRGTRLLPTYYTAHEIH